One part of the Luteibacter yeojuensis genome encodes these proteins:
- a CDS encoding cytochrome C, whose protein sequence is MLPLPDRRVKRRTDMFLLGGLVAVFLLLASTAAQAIPAYARQTGAACADCHAGAYGPALTPYGMRFKLGGYTDTDGKGTKIPLAMQLTETHANPARGDSSTALTEGDLYLAGRLTDQIGGYVKVEADHTGHNTYNTKLSSVDLRFVAKELKIGGKDTLFGVSVNNSPGFTDPIHNLPSANFLGPAGITGSLLNPSSPNSLSNRVIGATAYALYDNDWYGEVGTYRSLPTSQQDHLGYNVGGDPGRLRDTAYARFAYMKDMRKQFFSAGVVGLTTKRSLPRFGPSDDIVDLGYDLTYQYLGNRDHIVQLAYVNILEKRDYGSTPVIGGVVARDSGIVHDQTMSATYTFKQTYGVTVSHFKSTGSRDLARFGPSGDPDTTTNLISVYWAPFGKDDSYTSIANLKLAATWFRFTRFAGRENDIFFAPPGTQRTDARDLNAFSLSASIAF, encoded by the coding sequence ATGCTGCCGTTACCCGACCGACGCGTGAAGCGAAGGACCGATATGTTTCTCCTCGGCGGCCTCGTGGCCGTCTTCCTGCTCCTCGCCAGCACGGCGGCGCAGGCCATTCCCGCCTACGCCCGCCAGACCGGCGCGGCCTGCGCGGACTGCCACGCGGGTGCGTACGGCCCGGCGCTCACGCCCTACGGCATGCGCTTCAAGCTGGGCGGCTATACCGACACGGACGGCAAGGGCACGAAGATTCCGCTGGCGATGCAGCTGACCGAGACGCATGCCAATCCGGCACGTGGCGACAGCAGCACGGCGCTGACCGAAGGCGACCTGTACCTCGCCGGTCGCCTCACCGACCAGATCGGCGGGTATGTGAAGGTGGAGGCCGACCATACCGGTCACAACACGTACAACACGAAGCTCAGCAGCGTCGACCTGCGCTTCGTCGCCAAGGAATTGAAGATCGGCGGGAAGGACACCCTCTTTGGCGTGAGCGTGAACAACAGCCCCGGCTTCACCGATCCGATCCACAACCTGCCCTCCGCCAACTTCCTCGGACCCGCGGGCATCACCGGCTCCCTGCTCAATCCGTCCAGCCCCAACTCGCTGTCCAATCGGGTGATCGGCGCCACGGCCTATGCGCTCTACGACAACGACTGGTACGGCGAAGTGGGCACCTACCGGTCCCTGCCGACGTCGCAGCAGGACCACCTTGGCTACAACGTCGGCGGCGACCCCGGACGACTGCGCGATACGGCGTATGCGCGCTTCGCGTACATGAAGGACATGAGGAAGCAGTTCTTCTCCGCCGGCGTCGTCGGCCTGACCACGAAGCGTTCGCTGCCGCGCTTCGGCCCCAGCGACGACATCGTCGACCTGGGCTACGACCTGACCTACCAGTACCTGGGCAATCGCGACCACATCGTCCAGCTCGCCTACGTGAACATCCTGGAGAAACGCGACTACGGCAGCACGCCGGTGATCGGAGGCGTCGTCGCGCGCGACAGCGGTATCGTGCACGACCAGACGATGAGCGCGACCTACACGTTCAAGCAGACCTACGGCGTGACCGTCAGCCACTTCAAGAGCACCGGCTCGCGCGACCTCGCGCGCTTCGGTCCCTCGGGCGACCCGGACACGACCACCAACCTCATCAGTGTGTACTGGGCGCCGTTCGGCAAGGACGATTCGTATACGTCGATCGCCAACCTGAAGCTCGCCGCCACCTGGTTCCGCTTCACCCGCTTCGCGGGCAGGGAGAACGACATCTTCTTCGCGCCACCGGGCACGCAGCGCACCGACGCGCGCGACCTGAACGCGTTCTCGCTCTCCGCCAGCATCGCCTTCTGA
- a CDS encoding c-type cytochrome — MRHSLHLSLFVIAAAGWAAAPPARAGDAAAGKDVFKSECAECHAVKEGRNKKGPSLFGIVGRKAGSVADYDYSDALKHSPWTWTTAQLHMYLSQPAKKANPGTKMKYEGLDNAKDLDDLISYLDTLH; from the coding sequence CTGCGACACAGCCTCCACCTTTCCCTGTTCGTCATCGCTGCCGCGGGCTGGGCAGCGGCGCCGCCCGCCCGAGCCGGCGACGCCGCTGCCGGCAAGGACGTCTTCAAATCCGAATGTGCCGAATGCCATGCCGTGAAGGAAGGGCGCAACAAGAAAGGCCCCAGCCTGTTCGGGATCGTGGGCCGCAAGGCCGGAAGCGTGGCGGACTACGACTATTCCGATGCGCTGAAACACAGTCCATGGACATGGACGACGGCGCAGCTGCATATGTATCTCTCGCAGCCCGCGAAGAAGGCCAATCCGGGCACGAAAATGAAATACGAGGGCCTCGACAATGCGAAGGACCTGGACGACCTCATTTCCTATCTCGACACCCTGCACTAA
- a CDS encoding TorF family putative porin encodes MEYGPAFPHAPHDREVAQARASSRACLAFAVLVLAMACSGGVRAQASPLTGTVALSSQLVDRGMAVTRPGPVLQGALNWASPSGWSVGVSASAQDRSPRGFVGFVARIARSWSLSTDWQMQANLLDYRYPSHGRSRTYDRTELGVSWIYRDVLTFGLSASHLSRYGGQRPRGAADLGLRWPLAHGFALSASAGVAQELVPPRGTRYERRNHYYYGHAGLTWDNGPWRVEVAHIASHRDRPDYQPKVAPWTATVAWAF; translated from the coding sequence ATGGAATATGGTCCCGCGTTCCCGCATGCCCCGCACGACCGGGAGGTTGCCCAAGCCCGCGCGAGCTCCAGGGCCTGCCTGGCTTTCGCCGTACTCGTGCTGGCCATGGCCTGCTCCGGCGGCGTCCGCGCGCAAGCCTCGCCACTGACCGGCACCGTCGCGCTGAGCTCGCAACTGGTGGACCGCGGCATGGCTGTCACCCGGCCCGGCCCCGTGCTGCAAGGCGCGCTCAACTGGGCGTCGCCGTCCGGCTGGTCGGTCGGCGTCTCGGCCAGCGCGCAGGACCGCTCCCCGCGCGGTTTCGTGGGCTTCGTCGCCCGGATCGCGCGCTCCTGGTCGCTCTCGACCGACTGGCAGATGCAGGCGAACCTGCTCGATTACCGCTATCCCAGCCATGGCCGGTCGAGGACCTACGACCGCACCGAACTGGGCGTGAGCTGGATCTACCGCGACGTGCTCACGTTCGGGCTGTCCGCCTCGCACCTGAGTCGCTATGGCGGCCAGCGTCCGCGCGGCGCCGCCGACCTCGGGCTGCGCTGGCCCCTCGCCCACGGCTTCGCCCTTTCGGCCAGCGCGGGCGTGGCACAGGAACTGGTGCCGCCCCGCGGAACGCGGTACGAACGCCGCAACCACTACTATTACGGGCACGCCGGCCTCACGTGGGATAACGGGCCGTGGCGGGTCGAGGTCGCCCATATCGCCAGCCATCGGGATCGCCCGGACTACCAGCCGAAGGTCGCCCCATGGACGGCGACCGTCGCCTGGGCGTTCTGA
- a CDS encoding RNA polymerase sigma factor, with the protein MGQPMSDADNEADATDRQLLRRMADGDRAALAVMYRAYHGRLCRFLSRITRRTDIVEEAINDCFWIAWQKAGTFQGDSRVSTWIMGIAYRCGLKALRQHGSEPVDEDNLPEDRTPAHDPDDDRVLRDWLGKGLDRLSADQRAVVELVYGVGHTLDDVATIMGCPVGTVKARLFHARVKLRNVLPGLAGERNIHRENAP; encoded by the coding sequence ATGGGCCAGCCCATGAGCGATGCCGACAACGAGGCCGACGCGACCGATCGCCAGCTCCTGCGCCGCATGGCGGACGGCGACCGGGCTGCGCTCGCGGTCATGTACCGCGCCTACCATGGGCGGCTGTGCCGCTTCCTGTCGCGCATCACGCGGCGAACGGACATCGTCGAGGAAGCCATCAACGACTGCTTCTGGATCGCCTGGCAGAAGGCCGGCACGTTCCAGGGCGATTCCCGCGTTTCCACCTGGATCATGGGCATCGCCTATCGCTGCGGCCTCAAGGCCCTGCGCCAGCATGGCAGCGAGCCGGTGGACGAGGACAACCTCCCCGAGGACCGCACGCCGGCGCACGATCCCGACGACGACCGGGTGCTGCGTGACTGGCTGGGCAAGGGCCTGGACCGGTTGTCCGCCGACCAGCGCGCGGTGGTCGAACTGGTCTACGGCGTCGGCCATACCCTGGACGATGTCGCGACGATCATGGGGTGCCCGGTGGGCACCGTGAAGGCACGGCTTTTCCACGCGCGCGTGAAGCTGCGCAACGTGCTCCCCGGTCTTGCCGGCGAGCGGAACATCCACAGAGAGAACGCGCCATGA
- a CDS encoding anti-sigma factor family protein, protein MTLHKDAGRDCTRAWEAMPWVLRGDAPAEQDDWLKAHLASCPACREEFAQQERLREALSLPSDLPIDAEAGLARLMARIDDAETRPAATRRFASSGWLVRGLLAAVLVQAVGIGVLGIKLRGEDRPAPAYRTLSQPEAPVAPGSLRVVPQSTMKVAEWNTLLQDLHLRVTGGPNDVGAYTLVSEDGKAASGETLKRLRATPGIRFAEPVAGAP, encoded by the coding sequence ATGACCCTCCATAAGGATGCCGGCAGGGATTGCACACGAGCCTGGGAAGCGATGCCCTGGGTACTCCGCGGCGATGCCCCCGCCGAGCAGGACGATTGGCTGAAGGCCCATCTGGCCTCCTGCCCCGCCTGTCGCGAGGAATTCGCGCAGCAGGAGCGCCTGCGCGAAGCGCTGTCCCTGCCGTCCGACCTTCCGATCGACGCCGAGGCGGGACTCGCCCGGCTGATGGCCCGTATCGACGACGCCGAAACCCGGCCGGCGGCGACGCGCCGGTTCGCCTCGTCGGGATGGCTCGTCCGCGGTCTGCTGGCTGCCGTCCTCGTCCAGGCCGTCGGTATCGGCGTGCTCGGCATCAAGCTGCGCGGCGAGGACCGTCCGGCGCCGGCCTACCGTACGCTGAGCCAGCCGGAAGCGCCGGTCGCCCCGGGTTCGCTGCGCGTGGTGCCGCAGTCGACGATGAAGGTCGCCGAATGGAACACGCTGCTGCAGGACCTGCATCTGCGCGTCACGGGCGGCCCCAACGACGTGGGCGCCTATACGCTGGTTTCCGAAGACGGCAAGGCCGCGTCGGGCGAGACGCTGAAGCGCCTGCGCGCCACGCCGGGCATACGCTTCGCGGAGCCCGTCGCCGGAGCGCCATGA
- a CDS encoding S8 family serine peptidase: MKRLPFVLSAALVLSTLGGCVALPAAPAPSPGAAPAAGDVASMDSRRDIVLAVANPLEPAATHAGSNLLGYAPTGNYGAGQRAASALADIEKAYGVRTVTGWPIRALGLYCVVLKPPAGVDRDALIARLAADKRVQLAQPLQDYSVYGDAGGSQQAAPQDGRRYNDPYTDLQRGFVETRAAVAHTVTQGDGVHVAVVDTGADMSHPDLRDHVRDGGDAVDDDAAAFNGDRHGTEVAGIIAAEGDNHQGMVGIAPKSRISVYKACWYPDPGKGARCNSFTLAKALAAVNDTDARIVNMSLGGPADPLLGKLLGQLLSRGRIVVAALPPDGSTGGFPDNAPGVIVVRSSAAVPAAPGVVSAPGKDILTTQPGGGYDFTSGSSMAAAHVSGILALLLSLSPRLDANSAREILLRTSSVTHGMREVNAAAAVAALGAGRGKP, encoded by the coding sequence ATGAAGCGCCTGCCCTTCGTCCTTTCGGCCGCGCTGGTCCTTTCCACGCTGGGCGGGTGCGTGGCCCTGCCCGCCGCCCCCGCCCCGTCCCCGGGTGCCGCCCCGGCGGCCGGCGACGTCGCCTCCATGGACAGCCGGCGCGACATCGTCCTGGCCGTGGCCAACCCGCTGGAGCCGGCGGCGACCCATGCCGGCTCCAACCTGCTCGGCTACGCGCCCACCGGCAATTACGGCGCGGGTCAGCGGGCCGCATCCGCGCTCGCCGATATCGAGAAGGCCTACGGCGTACGCACCGTCACGGGCTGGCCGATCAGGGCGCTCGGCCTCTATTGCGTCGTCCTCAAGCCGCCGGCAGGCGTGGACAGGGATGCGCTGATCGCGAGGCTGGCGGCAGACAAGCGCGTGCAGCTCGCGCAGCCCCTGCAGGATTACTCCGTCTACGGCGATGCCGGCGGTTCGCAACAGGCGGCGCCGCAGGACGGCCGCCGCTACAACGACCCCTACACGGACCTGCAGCGCGGATTCGTCGAAACGCGGGCCGCCGTCGCGCATACCGTGACCCAGGGCGACGGGGTGCATGTCGCCGTCGTCGACACCGGGGCCGACATGAGCCATCCCGACCTTCGCGACCACGTGCGCGACGGCGGCGATGCCGTCGACGACGACGCGGCCGCCTTCAACGGCGATCGCCACGGCACCGAGGTCGCCGGGATCATCGCCGCCGAGGGGGACAACCACCAGGGCATGGTCGGCATCGCGCCGAAGTCGCGCATCAGCGTGTACAAGGCCTGCTGGTATCCCGATCCCGGCAAGGGCGCGCGCTGCAATTCGTTCACGCTCGCCAAGGCGCTCGCCGCGGTCAATGACACCGATGCGCGCATCGTGAACATGAGCCTGGGCGGGCCAGCGGATCCGCTGCTCGGCAAGCTGCTCGGGCAGTTGCTGAGCCGGGGCCGCATCGTCGTGGCGGCGCTGCCGCCCGACGGGAGCACCGGCGGCTTCCCCGACAACGCGCCGGGGGTCATCGTCGTGCGCTCGAGCGCAGCCGTCCCGGCGGCGCCAGGCGTCGTCAGCGCGCCCGGCAAGGACATCCTCACGACCCAACCCGGCGGCGGCTACGACTTCACCTCGGGCTCGTCCATGGCTGCCGCGCACGTGAGCGGCATCCTGGCCCTGCTGCTTTCGCTGTCGCCGCGACTGGACGCGAACAGCGCGCGCGAGATCCTGCTGCGTACGAGCAGCGTGACCCACGGCATGCGGGAAGTGAATGCCGCCGCGGCCGTCGCCGCGCTGGGCGCCGGGCGAGGAAAGCCGTAA
- the dusB gene encoding tRNA dihydrouridine synthase DusB yields MRIGPYLIAPAVVLAPMAGVTDKPFRLLCKRMGAGLAVSEMTTADPRLWNTRKSLRRMDHEGEPEPVSVQIAGYDPGMLAEAARYNADNGAQIVDINMGCPAKKVCNVWSGSALLQDEPLVARILQAVVKAVDVPVTLKIRTGWDREHRNALNIARIAEDAGIAALSVHGRTRADKYEGEAEYATIAAVKASVSIPVLANGDIVDPAKAREVLRATGADAVMIGRGAQGRPWIFREIAHHLDSGGFLPEPSPAEVRDILAGHLEHLYAFYGETMGVRIARKHLGWYAKDRPENAAFRLVVNKAEDAATQLRLTREYFDALEAGVSLAA; encoded by the coding sequence ATGCGTATTGGCCCCTACCTCATCGCGCCGGCCGTGGTGCTCGCGCCCATGGCCGGCGTGACCGACAAGCCGTTCCGGCTCCTGTGCAAGCGCATGGGGGCTGGGCTTGCCGTGTCCGAGATGACCACGGCCGACCCGCGCCTGTGGAACACGCGCAAATCCCTGCGGCGGATGGACCACGAGGGCGAACCCGAGCCGGTGAGCGTGCAGATCGCGGGCTACGATCCCGGCATGCTCGCCGAGGCGGCAAGGTACAACGCCGACAACGGCGCGCAGATCGTCGACATCAACATGGGCTGCCCGGCCAAGAAGGTCTGCAACGTCTGGTCGGGATCCGCCCTGTTGCAGGACGAGCCGCTCGTGGCGCGCATCCTCCAGGCCGTGGTCAAGGCGGTGGATGTCCCCGTCACGCTGAAGATCCGCACCGGCTGGGACCGCGAGCACCGCAACGCGCTGAACATCGCCCGCATTGCCGAGGACGCCGGCATCGCCGCCCTCTCCGTGCATGGGCGCACGCGCGCCGACAAGTACGAGGGCGAGGCCGAGTACGCGACCATCGCGGCGGTGAAGGCCAGCGTATCGATTCCCGTGCTCGCCAACGGCGACATCGTCGATCCGGCGAAGGCCCGCGAGGTGCTCCGCGCGACGGGTGCCGACGCCGTCATGATCGGCCGTGGCGCGCAGGGCCGTCCGTGGATATTCCGCGAGATCGCCCATCACCTCGACAGCGGCGGCTTCCTTCCGGAACCCTCCCCCGCCGAGGTGCGCGACATCCTCGCCGGACACCTCGAGCACCTCTATGCCTTCTATGGCGAGACGATGGGCGTGCGCATCGCGCGCAAGCACCTCGGCTGGTACGCGAAGGATCGCCCCGAGAACGCGGCATTCCGCCTTGTGGTGAACAAGGCGGAAGACGCGGCGACCCAGTTGCGCCTGACGCGGGAGTATTTCGACGCGCTCGAGGCGGGAGTCTCGCTGGCGGCCTGA
- a CDS encoding YkgB family protein, with amino-acid sequence MNALLQLLARSGLLKKDLGYHLLRAAMIVIFAWFGYDKWFESEITALAPLIAQGPLISWTIPVLGIHGTAILLGSAEWTFGTLLLLGFWNKKLGVLGALGSIVTFVSTLTILPFVPNGWDAGAGGFPAMAMNAAFLLKDLVLLVVSIYLLRADVIRALDLPRED; translated from the coding sequence ATGAACGCCTTGCTCCAGCTCCTCGCCAGATCCGGCCTCCTGAAGAAAGACCTCGGTTACCACCTGCTCCGCGCCGCGATGATCGTCATCTTCGCGTGGTTCGGGTACGACAAGTGGTTCGAATCCGAAATCACGGCGCTGGCGCCGCTGATCGCGCAGGGGCCGCTCATTTCCTGGACGATCCCGGTCCTGGGCATCCACGGCACCGCCATCCTCCTCGGCTCCGCGGAGTGGACGTTCGGTACGCTGCTGCTGCTGGGCTTCTGGAACAAAAAGCTGGGCGTGCTGGGCGCACTCGGTTCCATCGTCACCTTCGTCTCCACGCTGACGATCCTTCCGTTCGTCCCGAATGGCTGGGACGCCGGCGCCGGCGGTTTCCCCGCGATGGCGATGAACGCCGCGTTCCTCCTGAAGGACCTCGTCCTGCTCGTGGTCTCGATCTACCTGCTCCGGGCCGACGTGATCCGCGCGCTGGACCTCCCGCGCGAGGATTGA
- the dctA gene encoding C4-dicarboxylate transporter DctA: MSDTVANLPSSQKPRKPFYRQLYVQVLVAVVVGVLLGYLSPKYAVAMKPFGDGFIALIKMVIGPIIFCTVVTGIAGMRDMRKVGRVGGKALLYFEMISTFALFFGLVAGHLFHPGTGFNVDPGTLKAGEVGNLVAQGHNIESVGFLLSIIPSTFVSAFAKGDVLSILLISVLFGCALASVGERGKPVYDVIEAGAQVFFKIVHYITAVSSIGAFGAMAFTIGKYGVVSLVPLMELIGSFYLVCILFVVAVLGAVARLVGFSILRFCAYIKDELLIVLGTSSSEVVLAPLMRKMEDLGCPKETVGLVVPTGYSFNLDGTNIYLTMAILFIAQALNIPLTLEQQITVAIVGMLTSKGASGVAGAALVMLASTLSVVPVVPVAGMVLILGIHRFLGTGLAMTNLVGNGVAAIVVSAWERELDRPRMAAVLKAA, encoded by the coding sequence ATGTCCGATACCGTCGCCAACCTTCCCTCGTCGCAGAAGCCGCGCAAGCCGTTCTACCGGCAACTCTACGTCCAGGTCCTCGTGGCGGTGGTCGTCGGCGTGCTCCTCGGGTACCTCTCGCCGAAGTACGCGGTGGCGATGAAGCCGTTTGGCGACGGCTTCATCGCCCTCATCAAGATGGTGATCGGTCCGATCATCTTCTGCACGGTGGTCACCGGCATCGCCGGCATGCGCGATATGCGCAAGGTCGGCCGCGTGGGCGGCAAGGCGCTGCTCTACTTCGAGATGATCTCGACCTTCGCCCTGTTCTTCGGACTCGTCGCCGGCCACCTGTTCCACCCCGGCACGGGGTTCAACGTCGATCCGGGGACCCTGAAGGCGGGCGAGGTCGGCAACCTCGTCGCCCAGGGGCACAACATCGAGTCGGTCGGGTTCCTGTTGTCGATCATCCCGTCGACCTTCGTCAGCGCATTCGCGAAAGGCGACGTGCTTTCGATCCTGCTGATCTCGGTGCTGTTCGGTTGCGCGCTGGCGTCGGTCGGCGAACGCGGCAAGCCCGTCTACGACGTGATCGAGGCGGGCGCGCAGGTGTTCTTCAAGATCGTCCACTACATCACGGCGGTGTCGTCGATCGGCGCCTTCGGTGCCATGGCCTTCACCATCGGCAAGTACGGTGTCGTGTCGCTGGTGCCGCTGATGGAGCTGATCGGCAGCTTCTACCTCGTCTGCATCCTCTTCGTCGTGGCGGTGCTCGGTGCCGTCGCCCGCCTGGTGGGATTCAGCATCCTGCGCTTCTGCGCCTACATCAAGGACGAACTGCTGATCGTGCTCGGTACCAGTTCGTCCGAGGTCGTGCTGGCACCGCTGATGCGCAAGATGGAGGACCTGGGTTGCCCGAAGGAAACGGTGGGCCTGGTCGTGCCGACCGGTTATTCGTTCAACCTCGACGGCACCAACATCTACCTCACCATGGCCATCCTGTTCATCGCCCAGGCGCTGAACATCCCGCTTACCCTCGAGCAGCAGATCACCGTGGCGATCGTGGGCATGCTCACGTCGAAAGGCGCGAGCGGCGTCGCCGGCGCGGCGCTGGTGATGCTGGCCTCCACGCTGAGCGTCGTGCCGGTGGTGCCGGTCGCGGGCATGGTCCTGATCCTCGGCATCCACCGTTTCCTCGGTACCGGCCTCGCGATGACGAACCTGGTCGGCAACGGCGTGGCGGCGATCGTGGTCTCGGCCTGGGAGCGTGAACTGGACCGGCCCAGGATGGCGGCGGTCCTGAAAGCCGCCTGA
- a CDS encoding amidohydrolase family protein: protein MKSCLPPDPHPTKPQQALPPLACDAHCHVFGPADRFPYAPDRSYTPPDAPYEDLVALHDFLGLDRGVIVQASCHGTDNTAMLDAIARGEGRYRGVAIVDDGIDDKGLETLDRGGVRGVRFNFVQHLGGRPDMRVFWRVLDKVAEMGWHVVLHLDANDIVELNGDVLAKIRVPFVIDHMGRVQAAEGLGQEPFRLLLALMRDNPLAWVKVCGAERVSAGKRPFDDAIPFAGALIDAAPDRVLWGTDFPHPNIAKDMPNDGGLVDLMFRFCPDEDLRRRLLVDNPARLYDFA, encoded by the coding sequence ATGAAGTCCTGCCTCCCTCCCGATCCGCACCCCACCAAGCCGCAGCAGGCGCTCCCCCCGCTCGCCTGCGACGCGCATTGCCACGTGTTCGGCCCCGCCGATCGCTTTCCCTATGCGCCGGACCGCAGCTACACGCCACCCGACGCGCCGTACGAGGACCTGGTCGCGCTGCACGATTTCCTCGGTCTCGACCGCGGCGTGATCGTGCAGGCCAGCTGCCACGGCACCGACAACACGGCCATGCTCGACGCCATCGCGCGCGGCGAGGGCCGCTATCGCGGCGTCGCCATCGTCGACGACGGCATCGACGACAAGGGCCTCGAGACGCTGGATCGCGGCGGCGTGCGCGGCGTCCGCTTCAATTTCGTGCAGCACCTCGGCGGCCGGCCGGACATGAGGGTGTTCTGGCGCGTGCTCGACAAGGTGGCCGAGATGGGTTGGCACGTGGTGCTGCACCTCGATGCCAACGACATCGTGGAGCTGAACGGCGACGTCCTCGCGAAGATCCGCGTGCCCTTCGTGATCGACCACATGGGACGCGTGCAGGCCGCCGAAGGCCTCGGGCAGGAACCGTTCCGCCTGCTGCTGGCACTCATGCGGGACAACCCGCTGGCGTGGGTGAAGGTGTGCGGCGCCGAGCGCGTGTCCGCCGGCAAGCGCCCTTTCGACGATGCGATCCCCTTCGCCGGCGCGCTCATCGACGCCGCGCCCGATCGCGTGCTGTGGGGTACGGACTTTCCGCATCCCAACATCGCGAAGGACATGCCCAACGACGGTGGCCTGGTCGACCTGATGTTCCGCTTCTGCCCGGACGAGGATTTACGTCGCCGCCTGCTCGTCGACAATCCCGCGCGCCTGTACGACTTCGCCTGA
- a CDS encoding 4-carboxy-4-hydroxy-2-oxoadipate aldolase/oxaloacetate decarboxylase codes for MIGVVVRNRPSIGAEQASTLAALGVATVHEAQGRTGLLQPPIAPIQQDRSIAGSAVTVLAQPGDNWMLHVAVEQCRAGDVLVVACTTENTDGMFGDLLATSLMARGVAGLVIDAGVRDSAELRRMGFPVWARAVHARGTVKATLGSVNVPVIIGGQLVNPGDAVVADDDGVVVVPHATVDAAIAASRKRMLNEEDKRKRLAAGELGLDIYAMRPKLEAAGLRYVDELPHE; via the coding sequence ATGATCGGCGTGGTCGTACGCAACCGGCCGTCCATCGGCGCGGAGCAGGCCAGCACGCTGGCCGCGCTCGGCGTGGCGACGGTGCACGAAGCACAGGGACGCACCGGTCTGCTCCAGCCGCCGATCGCGCCGATCCAGCAGGACCGGTCCATCGCGGGTTCCGCGGTGACCGTGCTGGCCCAGCCCGGCGACAACTGGATGCTGCACGTGGCCGTCGAGCAATGCCGTGCCGGCGACGTGCTCGTGGTCGCCTGCACCACCGAGAACACCGACGGCATGTTCGGCGACCTGCTCGCGACCTCGCTGATGGCCCGTGGCGTGGCCGGCCTGGTCATCGACGCCGGCGTGCGCGACAGCGCGGAACTACGCCGCATGGGCTTTCCGGTATGGGCGCGGGCGGTGCACGCACGCGGCACGGTGAAGGCCACGCTGGGCTCGGTCAACGTGCCGGTCATCATCGGCGGGCAGCTGGTGAACCCGGGCGACGCCGTCGTCGCCGACGACGACGGCGTGGTGGTGGTGCCTCATGCGACGGTGGACGCCGCCATCGCCGCGTCGCGCAAGCGCATGCTTAACGAAGAAGATAAGCGCAAGCGCCTTGCGGCCGGCGAGCTGGGCCTCGATATCTACGCGATGCGCCCGAAGCTCGAGGCCGCCGGGCTGCGTTACGTCGACGAGCTTCCCCACGAGTAA
- a CDS encoding PIG-L deacetylase family protein, giving the protein MSDPKTALVVSAHSADFVWRAGGAIALHASQGWRVHIVCLSFGERGESAKLWRQPGMTMEKVKTDRRAEAQEAANILGASVEFLDIGDYPMRADLDVVFHLAKVYRELRPSFVLSHSLKDPYNFDHPLATHVAQEARVVAQAHGHEPQVPVIGAPPVFLFEPHQPEQCEWKPELFLDITPVWEKKRAAFETMRAQEHLWEYYTRVGLQRGAQATRNSDFKIAYAEAFQRVFPHVTQGTLA; this is encoded by the coding sequence ATGTCCGACCCGAAGACCGCGCTCGTCGTCAGCGCCCATTCCGCCGATTTCGTCTGGCGCGCCGGCGGCGCCATCGCGCTGCATGCGTCCCAGGGCTGGCGCGTGCATATCGTCTGCCTGTCGTTCGGCGAGCGCGGCGAATCCGCGAAGCTCTGGCGCCAGCCCGGCATGACGATGGAGAAGGTGAAGACCGACCGTCGCGCCGAAGCGCAGGAAGCCGCGAACATCCTCGGCGCCAGCGTGGAATTCCTCGACATCGGCGACTACCCGATGCGCGCCGATCTCGACGTGGTGTTCCACCTCGCCAAGGTCTACCGCGAACTGCGCCCGTCCTTCGTGCTCAGCCATTCGCTGAAGGATCCGTACAACTTCGACCATCCGCTCGCCACCCACGTCGCGCAGGAGGCGCGCGTCGTCGCGCAGGCCCATGGCCACGAACCCCAGGTGCCGGTGATCGGCGCGCCGCCGGTGTTCCTCTTCGAGCCGCACCAGCCGGAACAGTGCGAGTGGAAGCCCGAGCTGTTCCTCGACATCACGCCGGTCTGGGAGAAGAAGCGCGCCGCCTTCGAGACCATGCGCGCGCAGGAGCACCTGTGGGAGTACTACACCCGCGTCGGTCTCCAGCGCGGCGCCCAGGCCACGCGCAACTCGGACTTCAAGATCGCCTACGCGGAAGCCTTCCAGCGCGTGTTCCCGCATGTGACGCAGGGGACGCTCGCATGA